A genome region from Polyodon spathula isolate WHYD16114869_AA chromosome 19, ASM1765450v1, whole genome shotgun sequence includes the following:
- the LOC121294415 gene encoding reticulocalbin-2-like: MFEKMQSVLYLTCAFVALGCADIEHHQHDHLSEEHYVDGEHNAEYDRDAFFGDEEEEEEFAKLSPLEQQERLISIVKKIDTNSDGFISDGELSTWIQKSFRHYSTEETAHRFPEYDADHDGIVSWEEYNMHMYDRVISFDEDVVLNDSEEESFRLLHLKDKKRFEHADINDVPGLNLTEFIAFEHPSEVDYMMDYVKQDALEEHDRNGDGFISLNEYLGDYRRDPGAENDAEWTIVERERFENVYDKDQDGKLSPEELLNWVVPNNLDAAKEEAVHLIKEMDTNGDGKLTENEVLSNQELFLSSEATDYGRQLHDEHFFHDEL, translated from the exons ATGTTTGAGAAGATGCAGTCTGTATTGTATCTGACGTGTGCATTTGTTGCACTGGGTTGTGCTGACATTGAACATCATCAACACGATCATCTCAGTGAAGAGCACTATGTAGATGGGGAACACAATGCTGAGTATGACAGGGACGCCTTCTTTGGAGATGAG gaggaagaggaggaattTGCCAAGCTTAGTCCACTTGAACAACAGGAGAGATTGATATCTATTGTGAAGAAAATTGATACCAATTCAGATGGCTTTATCTCTGATG GTGAGCTCAGCACATGGATACAGAAGTCTTTCAGACATTATTCAACTGAGGAGACAGCACATCGATTTCCAGAGTATGATGCCGACCATGATGGGATTGTATCGTGGGAGGAATATAACATGCATATGTATGACCGTGTCATCAGTTTTGATGAGGATGTCGTCTTGAATGATTCAGAGGAAGAATCCTTTAGACTG CTACATTTAAAGGATAAGAAACGCTTTGAACATGCAGACATTAATGATGTTCCTGGACTGAACTTGACAGAATTTATAGCGTTTGAACATCCATCTGAAGTGGATTACATGATG GATTACGTCAAGCAAGATGCATTAGAAGAACATGATAGAAATGGAGATGGGTTTATCAGTCTAAATGAGTATCTTGGGGACTACAGGAGAGATCCAG GTGCAGAAAATGATGCTGAGTGGACAATTGTAGAAAGAGAacgctttgaaaatgtgtatgaTAAGGATCAAGATGGTAAACTTAGCCCTGAGGAGCTGCTTAATTGGGTGGTGCCCAACAATTTGGATGCTGCAAAAGAGGAA GCTGTTCATCTTATCAAAGAAATGGACACAAATGGTGACGGGAAGCTGACAGAGAATGAAGTTTTGAGCAACCAGGAGCTCTTCCTCAGCAGTGAAGCTACTGACTACGGCAGACAGCTCCATGATGAGCATTTCTTCCATGATGAGCTCTAA